The DNA segment CAAGAAGGCGGTGGAAGGGTATTTCAATGACCCGGTCGGTTTCATGAAAAACGCCGGCCAAGGTGTCATGCAGGGCGGGACATCGCCGATAAAAGATTTCAAAGAACAAAAGCAGGAAATGGCCAAGAAGATCGAGGAAGAGAAGAAGAAACTTACCGACGCCGGCAATAAAATTAAAGAAACCATCCGGGAATCGGCGGAAATAGCCAAACTCAAGGATTTTGTCGAAGTGGAAATGACGCCGGAGGGCCTTCGAATTCAACTTATTGACGCTTCGGATAAATCGGATTCATCGATCTTCTTCGATCTGGGGAGCGCCAAACTGAAACCGAAAACGGCGCTGCTTCTTTCAGCCATCGCCGGAGAGTTGGGGAAACTGCGCAATCATATTATGATCGAGGGGCATACCGATGCCCGCCCGATGATGAGTGAGAGTTACACCAACTGGGAACTTTCGGCGGACCGCGCCAACAGCGCCCGGCGCCAGATGGAAATATCGGGGTTGCGCTCCAATCAGGTGGTGGAAATTCGCGGCGACGCCGATGTGAATCTTCGGATACCGAGCGCCCCGGAGGACCCACGCAACCGTCGGGTGGCGATTATTGTACTGGATGAGGCTCACGACCCGAAATTCAAGGAAGTGGAAGTGAGCAGCGAAAACGCCAGTCTGAATTAAGACGGTCCAATCCTCGATATTATCCAAGCAAATCATACAAATACAAACCGTCAGGAGAGACTCCTGATGGTTCGCAGTTTTAGGATTAAATTTCCCGATTATGGGCAATTCAAGGGCAAGCCGTGCTTGTATAGAAAATTAATCAGATAAGAGACATCGAGAATATTGACGCCGCCGGAGTGATTTACATCGGCTGATGGCAGGGGAACCGGCACCGGACCGTGCTTATATAGATAACTGATGATGAAACTGACATCGAGGATGTTGACAATGCCGTTTCTGTTGGCATCGCCACAAATGAAAGTGCACTCGTCGGGAAGGCCATCGGTGATATTCACAGAACAGCCGCTGGAGCCGCCGGTTTCGGAATAATAGGGGTCAAATGAGACCGAGGAGCCATCGGCCTGGAGAGCCAGAAGGGAGCCGGTGGCCACGGCACTGACTTGGTTTTCCTGCCTGTCAATAATTGGCTTCAGCGTCATATCTCCGCTCAATCTCGGAGAAATGTCGGCCAGGGAAAGTTCGGCGCTACCGTCGCAAATAACAATGCGAAGAGACGCAAGAGAATCGGCAAGAGGCGCATCGTCGGCTCCGAAAGTGTCATAATTGGAGAAGAATATCTGACGCGGATCGCGCAGAGTGTATTCAACCGTATATGTGCCGCTCTGCGCCAAATCGCCTGTTCCCGGCTGATAGCGAATTCCCTTAATTGTATTTTCCGTAAGAACTCCGAGGGAAATATAGCCGAACTGGGGAATAGGCCGAATGGCGAAAATTGGGACG comes from the Candidatus Zixiibacteriota bacterium genome and includes:
- a CDS encoding conserved hypothetical protein (Evidence 4 : Unknown function but conserved in other organisms); amino-acid sequence: MSDDDKQRPIIVVKKKGKHGGHHGGAWKVAYADFVTAMMAFFLVMWLVSQSDAVKKAVEGYFNDPVGFMKNAGQGVMQGGTSPIKDFKEQKQEMAKKIEEEKKKLTDAGNKIKETIRESAEIAKLKDFVEVEMTPEGLRIQLIDASDKSDSSIFFDLGSAKLKPKTALLLSAIAGELGKLRNHIMIEGHTDARPMMSESYTNWELSADRANSARRQMEISGLRSNQVVEIRGDADVNLRIPSAPEDPRNRRVAIIVLDEAHDPKFKEVEVSSENASLN
- a CDS encoding exported hypothetical protein (Evidence 5 : Unknown function) translates to MTGKLIIATAIIILVPLSLLAEQPQLQENNRSEAAVSDTQFTAIDLGQITLVKKSDAYLFPASPSAYMPGVEPSPFILWRNFVTSESGFIIMTLDYRTGAQMGDRLNFDFIKGSEPVGIRWCHNFSAVAKSIMGVDPVPWIVFRDYKLFTVPISFNSDGTPVAGAQAVLTPSVNVATYGHATCLTELPGSEFPDGKPRLFVGSDLGYMIVLINTLVAGIVVSDILPVSTVPIFAIRPIPQFGYISLGVLTENTIKGIRYQPGTGDLAQSGTYTVEYTLRDPRQIFFSNYDTFGADDAPLADSLASLRIVICDGSAELSLADISPRLSGDMTLKPIIDRQENQVSAVATGSLLALQADGSSVSFDPYYSETGGSSGCSVNITDGLPDECTFICGDANRNGIVNILDVSFIISYLYKHGPVPVPLPSADVNHSGGVNILDVSYLINFLYKHGLPLNCP